Proteins from a single region of Allofrancisella inopinata:
- a CDS encoding MFS transporter: MHTESHLPKRKFLIIIAWIICLIATLNYSYDFFIRAAPGVMSHSLADAFNINGAKIGWLSSAYFISYTLMQIPAGVIIDKYNRKTVIGVATGLCVLGNYLFSATNYYEVAFTGRILMGIGSAFGFIGAAKMAAMWLPQRFFSTFISFTTIVGILGGLVTDTVLSTLVDNFGWRQGNNVFTYFGVVLFILIIIFIKDNPKHVQKFSHINESSFKQATLRLLSILTNVRFWVASTVGAIMFMPINVLGSLWGVSFIQTKLNIPEVTASHINSFLFIGAAVGFGIFGIIAAYTNRFRLMLIISLSSLAILTSILMYIPLDRNTFILLYFLLGAMVGPQAITFTIAKVISPPGASGSSTACVNIVNNLIPIVLLPTIGYILSRYGSKIPSSNLYDITSYQHAFITILVPTIICLPVAMFLPKRIKI, from the coding sequence ATGCATACCGAATCACATCTACCAAAGAGAAAGTTTTTAATAATTATAGCTTGGATCATCTGTCTAATTGCAACTTTAAATTATAGCTATGATTTCTTTATTAGAGCTGCCCCTGGGGTAATGTCGCATAGCTTAGCAGATGCCTTTAATATCAATGGTGCAAAAATAGGTTGGTTGTCGTCAGCTTATTTTATTTCGTATACTTTAATGCAAATTCCAGCAGGAGTTATAATAGATAAATATAATCGCAAGACTGTAATAGGTGTGGCTACTGGTCTATGTGTGTTAGGTAATTATTTATTTTCTGCTACAAACTATTATGAGGTTGCCTTCACAGGTAGAATACTAATGGGAATTGGTTCAGCATTTGGATTTATTGGTGCTGCTAAAATGGCTGCTATGTGGTTACCTCAAAGATTTTTCTCAACATTTATTAGTTTTACAACTATTGTAGGAATTTTAGGAGGCTTAGTAACTGACACTGTATTATCTACTTTAGTAGATAATTTCGGGTGGAGACAAGGTAATAATGTATTTACCTATTTTGGAGTAGTACTCTTTATACTAATAATTATTTTTATAAAAGATAACCCTAAGCATGTACAAAAGTTCTCTCACATTAATGAAAGTAGCTTCAAACAAGCTACGTTGAGGTTACTAAGTATCTTGACTAATGTCAGATTTTGGGTTGCTAGTACAGTAGGAGCTATTATGTTTATGCCCATAAATGTTTTAGGCTCACTTTGGGGAGTTAGTTTTATCCAAACAAAACTGAATATACCAGAAGTTACAGCCTCTCATATTAATAGTTTTTTATTTATAGGTGCAGCAGTCGGATTTGGTATCTTTGGAATAATTGCAGCTTATACTAATCGGTTTAGACTAATGCTTATTATTAGTCTTTCAAGCTTAGCTATTCTTACAAGTATATTAATGTATATACCTCTTGATAGAAATACCTTTATACTCTTATATTTTTTATTAGGTGCTATGGTTGGTCCTCAAGCAATTACTTTCACTATAGCTAAAGTTATATCACCGCCAGGGGCTTCTGGATCAAGCACAGCTTGTGTAAATATAGTTAATAACCTCATACCTATAGTACTATTACCAACAATAGGCTATATTCTATCAAGATATGGATCTAAGATACCAAGCTCGAACCTTTATGATATTACAAGCTACCAGCATGCTTTTATAACTATCTTAGTACCTACAATAATATGTCTACCAGTAGCTATGTTTCTACCCAAGAGAATTAAAATTTAA